The Leptospira sp. WS60.C2 genome includes the window ATTTTTTCCTCTTGCAAAAGAAAAGGATTCTTTCACAGTTTCTAAAACATTTTGTTTCAAAAGATTGTAATAGGAAACGTTTACTTCACAAAAAGGTGTCTCTGTTTTGTGAACCCGATCATCAATTTGTAAACGTAAAACTAAATTACGTAAATCATCCGCTCGTAAGTCTCCCAATTGGAGATTGATTTTTTGTCTGGAAATGGTTTTGGCATCGCCTATGAATTCATCAAATTCTTCCAAAACTTGATGTGTAGTTTCCGACAAAACTTGTTTCAATCGAACTCCTGGTGCAAATTGAAGTTCCACATCAATGGCCTGCGCATACAAAGCACCAATATCACCAAATTCTTGAAAAAAAATGTCAGAAGCATTTTCAGGATTGTCGATGTAATAAAAATTTCCACCACCTGCCTTTGCAATCTCAACTAACATCTCTTCGTTGAAATCATTGCCAACACCGATGGTTGTTGTAGAAATTCCCATCGCCAAATGGTCTTTGGCAATGCCGACAAGTGCATCTTTTTCTTTGATCCCTAAGGTGGGATTTCCATCGGTCAAAAGAATCACTCGTTTATAAGCATTCGGTATGTTGGATTGACTGAGGCTTTTTAAGGCAGAGAGCCAACCTCCACTTAAATTGGTGGATGTTGCGACTTGAATATTTCGAATTTTATCTGTGACAGATACTTTTTCTGTTAGGTGAGTCACAGGTTGGATGAGTTGGACATCTGAAGAATACGCAACAATCGAAACAGCATCGTGCCTTGTTAACCAATTAACGAGAGAACAAGATGCATCGATCACAGCATCCATCTTTTCCCCTTTCATCGACCAACTTTTGTCAATGGTGAGTCCAATCACGAGAGGTTTTCTCTCTTCCACTTTCGGATTCGGTGGAGTGCGAAAACGAAGTAAGAGATGATTTTCCTGTACTTCCTTTTCTTGGATGATTGGATATTCCAATTTTGCTTCTAAAAACATGACCTTAAAAGCAAAGTACGAATAAATGTTTTCGCAAGAACAATTTCGAAGAAACTGACAAGAAGGGATCACACCATGTTCGGTAAAATTCATGAAATCTATTCTTCTATTTCTGGCGAAGGAATCTCACAAGGGATCCCTACTGTCTTTGTGCGTTTCGCAGGATGTTCTTTACGTTGCGGTAAAACGGAAAATAGAGCGCTTTGGTGTGATACACCGTACGCACTAGGCCCATACCAAGGAGAGAGTCTATCTATCTCTTCCATTTTAAAATCCATAGAAACTTATGACAAAGACCATGGGTTTCAAATTTTACTGACTGGGGGCGAACCATTAGAAGGAAAAAACCGAGACATGTCGGTTGCCATTGCGCAATCGATCTTTCAATTTCGAAATGCAAACGGAAAACCCTATCCCGCTTCCCGTGTGGAAACCAATGGCAGTGAAAAAATCACACTCGATCCTTTTTTCGTTTTTACAATGGATTATAAATTACCTGGGTCTGGGATGGAAGAACGGATGGATGCAGAAAATTTTGAGATCTTAGAAAAGAGACATAATTCACTTGACGAAATTAAGTTCGTTGTGCGTGATAGAATCGACTTTGAGAGAAGTATCGAAGTCATTCGCGAACAAAAAATACAGACAAATATATTGTATTCGCCAGTCCACGGTGAAGTGGATGCCAAAGAACTAGTTGAATGGATTAAAATAGACAACCCACCTAAGTGTCGTTTGTCGCTTCAGATTCATAAAGTGCTTTGGGGAAATCAGAAAGGAGTTTGATGGATATCCCTACTCAGTTAAGTTTAGATTTTGAAACAACGGTTGAACCAAAACAATCAAAAGAATATGGGTTTCTAATCGACGAACCTGAGTTAGGTCTCGCAAAAATAACAAAAGAAACATCTACATCAGTAGAATTATTTTTTGAATCGAAAGAAATCTTCCGAACTGTAAACAAGTCCAATCGTAATTTACATTTTTTAAGCCAATACCCTGAGTCTTTACGTGTTTGGGAAGAATTTCCAAAGGCGATGGAACTTGCCTTAACGGCAAGCCAACTCAAACTCACTTACAATTTTAATAAACTTTCATCCTTATCCAATTCTAGAACGCGACTTCTCCCTCACCAGATCGAATCTACATTCATTGTAGCAAACAGTTTAAAACCTCGTTTTATCTTAGCAGATGAAGTGGGTCTTGGAAAAACCATTGAAGCAGGTCTTGCTGTCAAAGAATTGATGTTCCGCAGGGGCTTAAAGCGAGTCTTAGTCGTTGCACCATCCCCTCTGCTCGTTCAATGGCAACAAGAAATGAAGAACAAATTCAATGAGGAGTTTGCAATCGTTCGTCGCCGTAATTTTGTGACCAATGGGCCAGACCATTGGAAAAATTTTAACAAAATCATCACATCCATCGACTTTATCAAAAACCCAAGGTATGCCGAAGAAATTTTAGCAACCAAATGGGACATTGTTGTATTTGATGAAGCACATCGACTCCGTCGTGATTATTCCAAAATCACACGCGGATATCTTTTTGCTGAAAAAATTGCACGCAAAACGGAATGTTTGCTCCTTCTCACTGCCACACCGTTTCGTGGAAAATTAGAAGAGTTATTCTATCTCATGCATTTAGTGGATCCGAATATTTTAGGTCCCTATCACACCTTTATCAACGATTACGTCGTAGGCCAAAAAGGGGATCTCAAGGAAAAAATCTCCAAAGTTCTCCTACGTCGACGTAAGGTAGAAGTGGGTGGGTTTACCAAACGTTTTGCAAAAACGGTTCGTATCGATTTATCACCCATTGAACGAGCGTTCTATGATGAAACAACTGAGTATGTAAAACGCGAATACAATATGGCAATGGGAACCAAAAACCGCGCCATTGGATTTGTGATGGTAGTGTTTCAGAAATTACTCGATTCTTCTGTCATTGCCTTACTTTCTGCTCTCCAAAAACGTAAGTTTATGTTGGAATCCAAATTCCATTATATGAAATCGCAAGAAACCACCTTGGATGACTGGGATTTGGATGAAACAGAAGGGGTAGAAGATTTTATCACTGAGCTAGAAGACGAAGAGATGTCCAGTTTTCAAAGAATCAAACGTGAGTTGTTTACTCTCAATCGATTGATCCATTTAGGAAAACAAATCAAAGAAGATAAAAAGACACAAAAACTAAAAGAAACTCTTTATCGTTTAAAAAAAGAGGGTCATAAAAAATTCATCATCTTCACACAATTCCGAACCACACAAGACCACTTACAATCTGTGTTAGAACCTGACTTTAAAGTCTCTCCTTTCCATGGATCTTTAAGTATGGATGAAAAAGAAGTGGCGATTCAAAAATTCAAAGAAGACTACGAAATTCTGATTTGTACAGAAGCAGGTGGAGAAGGACGTAACTTACAATTTGCAAACATTCTCTTCAATTACGATCTACCTTGGAGTCCGTTAAAAATTGAACAAAGGATTGGAAGGATTCATCGTTTCGGACAAAAAGACAATGTTTATATTTTTAATTTTGCTTCCAAAGACACAGTTGCGGAACGAATCTTAGAAGTACTTACCAATAAAATCCGTTTGTTTGAAGAATCAATTGGCGCTTCTGATGATTTGCTCGGAACCATCGAAGAAGAATTGGATTTTAATTCGAGTTTGATGAAATTCATCACAGGAACCAAGACCAAAGAAGAACTCGAAACCGAATTTGACCTTCGCATCCAAGTGGCGCAAAAAGGTTTTGAAAAATTAAACGCCTTAGTCACTCCCAAGGTGCTAGATTTTAACTTAAAAGACTACTACGATCATACGTTAGAAGAAAGAGAATGGAACAATAGTCACTTAGAAGAAGTTGTATCAGAAGGATCCAAATTTTTCCAAAATCAATTACCTGGTTCCTTAACAGCCATAGGTAAAGGTTCCTATGAATATAAAAATCAAGAAGGAAAAGTCAGAAAGGCAACCTTTGATTCCGATTTGGCACTTACAAATGATTCGCTTGAGTTTATGGCCTTCGGCCATCCTTTTGTAGAAAAGGTAACAGAACTTCTCACGCAAAGTAATGTCGGCCGTAAAAAAAAGTATATCTACTCAAATGAGTTAGGACAAAAAATCCTTTTTGTTTTCCAGGTTGAATTTGAATTTTCACTCAAACGAAAAGATCTCTTTTTCATCGAATACGATCTAAAAAAGAAAAAATCCATAGTATTAACTGACAAACCAAAAGAATGGATCGAAGGGAAAACCTATATCCCAGAAAAAGAAATTCCTCTCTCCAAATTAGAAGAAGCCTTTATTCAATGTTATCCGATTGTAGAATCAGAAGCTGAAAGTAAAAAAGAGACTCTTCGTAAGGAAACATTATCTATCTTCCAAAAAGAAGAATACAAGGTAGAACTTTCCCACCAAAAAACGATTCGCCAACTCGAAGAAAAATTAATGCGTCAAGAAGCTGCTTATAAATGGGACAACCGTCCTGAAAAAAAAGCAGTCCTTCACAAAACAATGAAAGAAATCCAAAGAGCAAAGGATGAGTTTACAGTGGAAATGCGCAAAATCAAAAATGGAGCGAAAATTTTCCACAGAATCCAACTTTTCCAAACATATATCAGCATTTAATTTCATTTACATAAATTTTCCTCAGCAGATGATTTGGGAATGTCCCTTCCCAAAATTGCTTTTTGGAAACAAATTTTCATCTCTCTGTTGTTAGGTTTAGCTGTTGGGATCGGTTTCCATCCCGAAACTGGTCTTATGAGTGCCGAAACAATCAAACCGTATCTAAGTTGGTTGAAACTTCCTGGTGACCTTTTTTTAAACCTGCTTCAAATGATCATGATACCACTTGTGATCGTTTCCATTGCGCTTGGAGTTTCGAGTTTAAAAAATTTAAAAGACCTATGGAACTTAGGAAGTAAAACCTTACTCTATTTTATTTTTACAACCATTGTCGCAGTGAGTATTGGAATCCTTTTAACTTCCATTACGAAACCGGGAAACCAAATCCAAACCAAAATTCAAAATCAAACGATTTCGGTCCAAACACAAAGCGACAAAGGAACAGAAGAATCCATTCCAGAAATTATCGCAAACATCATCCCTAAAAACATTGTGAATGTTTGGTCAAAACAACAAATGTTATCCATTGTGTTCCTAGGTATGATCCTTGGGATATTCTTTCTGACCTCAAAAGAATCAGGTACAGCGCTCAAAGCCTTTTGCCATTCTTTGGAAAGTTTTTGTTTATGGGTTGTATCAACTGCGATGAAACTAGCACCATTGGCAGTGTTTGGTCTGATGAGTTTTGCCATGTTGCAGATTGGATTCTCTTTGGTATATGGTTTACTGACTTACATTCTAACGGTGTTAGCCGGCCTCTTTTTAGTATTATTGTTTTATAGCGCCCTACTGTTTCTGTTTACGAAACAAAACCCGTTTGTGTTCTTTCACCAAATTCGTGAGATTCCAATATTGGGTTTTTCTACTTCAAGTTCTAGTTCGGTTTTGCCATATTCTTTGAAAATTGCGAAAGAAAAGTTAAAACTAAAAGAAACAGTTGCTGATTTTGTTTTACCATTGGGGGCAACCATCAATATGGATGGTACTGCTCTTTACCAAGCAGTTGCCACGGTATTCCTAAGCCAAGTATACCAAATTGAACTTAGCACAGTAGATTTGTTTTTGTTAGTTGGAACCGTCACAGCGGCATCAATTGGAACGGCTGCGACCCCTGGTGTCGGCCTTGTCATTTTATCTTCGATTCTGCATACCTTTCATATTCCGATAGAAGGCATTGCGATTCTTTTTGGTGTTGACCGGTTTTTGGATATGTGCAGAACTTCAGTAAATCTGACCGGCGATCTCTCGTGCGCTTATATCATGAACCATATCTGGAAGGAAGACACACAAATATGAAAAAAATCAGTTTCGTTTTACTCATCGGAATCACACTGTTTTTCATTCACTGCGACAAAAAGAAAGACCCATTGGATGATTTTGAATCCAACTTACTTTGCTCAACACTTGCCATCTGTAACGGAGAAACTCCTGCCAAAACAGGAATCATTGGCGATAGTTGGACAGACCTTCTCTTTGGAATTCCCCTCGTGGAAACTCTCAGACCTCAGTTAGAGAATCGTTTTGGATATAAATTTGCGGGTGCTACACTTGGTGGCAAAACCTTACAACAAGTGGTGAGCCAAGGATTACAATTTCAAGTCATTGACCAAGGTGGTGCCGACATGAAAGTAGTGATACTTTCATTAGGTGGAAATGACATCCAGGCCAATTTAAATGAATACATTGGTAATATTCCTGGTGTTCAAGCCCAACGATTTGCTCAAATCAAAGCAAATCTAAAACAGCTCATCATCACTGGAAATGCATACAAAATTGCTCGATTTGGTGGAGCACCTCTCAAATGGATCATCCATGGGTATGATTATCCAAATCCATTTATGCCTCCTGTCATTGCAGGTTCTGATGAGGGTTGTAAAACCAAATTTGATCGAGTGGGTTTGGTCGTTCCCAATGCAGCCGAGTTTACAGCAAGCCAACTTGATGCCTTCAACAACTTACTTGTGGAGATCACAAGAGAAGAGCCAACTCTAATCTATGTCGATTTGCGAAATACTTTAGGTGGTAGACCAAGTTCGAGGGCTGAATTGATGTTAGATTGTATTCATGCAAATAACTTAGGATATACTTTACTAACAGATAAGTTAGCAAGATTGATCTACCCATTCACCAACATAGGATTCTAACAATGAAACAAACTTATTTAGTATTAATTTTATTTTTCGCCTTAGTATCTAATATTCACGCACAATATGGAGATAAAGGTTTTGCCCATCCATTACAAATTGAACCGGTTGCAGTTTATTCTAAAATCCGAGGAAACTTAGGATATTGGGATAAAAACTTCAACCAAGTAAAAGAAATCAATAAGAATGTAAGTGTAGAAGGTGAATATAAGTTTACCGAATCCTTTTCAGTCATTTCTTCTCTTGGTCGAACTGAGTACTCCCAAACAGATACAGCAAAGGAAGTGACTTGGGATCGATATAATTTGGGTCTTAAGTACGGAAAGGTTTTTGATTTGGGTAGTTCCCAGTTATTGATCGGTGGTGGTTTACGCGTATATGATAAAAAAAGAAATTCATTGTTTCGCGAATATGAAAATCCTGATTATTACTTAATCCGTCCTAATTTTGGAGTTGGATACAAATACGGAATGTTTCAAATCATGACGGAGTTCAGGTTCCAATCGGAAACCAACAAACACGGAAGAGAATCGAAATTAGAAGAGTTCAAACGATACTACCAAGTAGGTGTCGCTCCATCCTTTGGAATCACTGATTCGATTCGTGTATTTACAGAATTAGAATACAGAGAGCCGATTGATAAAACTGCCGATCGAAATCTTCGCTATTTTAATTTTTTTCCAGGAATTTCCATGAACACACAAAGTTTAGGAACTTTCAGTTTCAGTTTATCGTTTGGTATGCTTCCTAAAGAAGATAATGCGATCGACCGTGGAATTCGATTTTCTTATTTTTATTTTTTTGATACCAACTAACTTGTCATGAAGTGTAGTGTTGGATGGGTTTGGATTTTCTTTTTGGTAAACTGCCTCAGCATCCAAATAGGAAATCCTTCCATCACAATACTCCAAAACAAAGGCCAATCAGGTTGGCACTCTCCAGGAAAACTACCCTCACCTGGGGACACCTATGTCGAATCTTGTACAACAAATTATTTTGGACTGGTAAGTATCGGAAACGCCAGTTATGATTGGGTATCAAAAAAATCCAGGTTCAAAGAAATTCATAGTTTGGATCATATTTATAAAAACCAATATTTCTTTTTGCAAGAATTGTGTTTGCGAATCACAGGTGTATGAAACAAAACATTGAGTCGTTAAAAGAATTCTCTAAAAAATTAAAGAGTGGTTTGATTTACGAAGAAATCGAATCTAAGCTGAAAGAATTTCATTCCAAAAAAAACCAAAAACACAACAAATCGTTGGATGCATTGACTGAGAAAATTCGAAAAAAAGAATTACAAATCGAAAAACTTTATGATGATATCATCCTTTTACAAAACCAATTGTCAGAGCTCCTGGACAAAGAACTTCAAAAATAGAATTTACATTCACTGTCCATTATTATCCATCCTGTTTTCTTTTTCTCTACGTTCCCATTTTCTCAAATTGGTTCTACTCATGATGTTTCCGATCGTGTTTTTACAATGTGCCAGTTCTGGTTTTGGAACCCAGGGTATGTTGTATGAAAACCAGAGAATCTCCCTTATGGAAACGGGAACCCCAGCCACAAAGGAAGGTTTTGCCTGTGCGAAATCCTACCTTGGGCTTGTGGCACTTGGAAATGCCTCAATGGAAGAAGCCCAGAAGCAGGGAAACATCCGAGAAATTACGTCTATTGAACTAGAAACTTACAATTTCCTCGGGATTTACGCAAAACTATGTACGGTAACAAAAGGAAATTAGTCGAAACTAAGAACAGAGCAATTGGATATGTGGAAAAAAATCAGAGTGTTATTTCTATTTGTTTTTTCTTCCGTTCATTGTTTGCCTGAACCATCTCCCTCTTTACTTGGTGTTTTAATTTTACCTTTGGTAACTCA containing:
- a CDS encoding TRL-like family protein, which gives rise to MMFPIVFLQCASSGFGTQGMLYENQRISLMETGTPATKEGFACAKSYLGLVALGNASMEEAQKQGNIREITSIELETYNFLGIYAKLCTVTKGN
- a CDS encoding TRL domain-containing protein, whose protein sequence is MKCSVGWVWIFFLVNCLSIQIGNPSITILQNKGQSGWHSPGKLPSPGDTYVESCTTNYFGLVSIGNASYDWVSKKSRFKEIHSLDHIYKNQYFFLQELCLRITGV
- a CDS encoding SGNH/GDSL hydrolase family protein — protein: MKKISFVLLIGITLFFIHCDKKKDPLDDFESNLLCSTLAICNGETPAKTGIIGDSWTDLLFGIPLVETLRPQLENRFGYKFAGATLGGKTLQQVVSQGLQFQVIDQGGADMKVVILSLGGNDIQANLNEYIGNIPGVQAQRFAQIKANLKQLIITGNAYKIARFGGAPLKWIIHGYDYPNPFMPPVIAGSDEGCKTKFDRVGLVVPNAAEFTASQLDAFNNLLVEITREEPTLIYVDLRNTLGGRPSSRAELMLDCIHANNLGYTLLTDKLARLIYPFTNIGF
- a CDS encoding 7-carboxy-7-deazaguanine synthase QueE produces the protein MFGKIHEIYSSISGEGISQGIPTVFVRFAGCSLRCGKTENRALWCDTPYALGPYQGESLSISSILKSIETYDKDHGFQILLTGGEPLEGKNRDMSVAIAQSIFQFRNANGKPYPASRVETNGSEKITLDPFFVFTMDYKLPGSGMEERMDAENFEILEKRHNSLDEIKFVVRDRIDFERSIEVIREQKIQTNILYSPVHGEVDAKELVEWIKIDNPPKCRLSLQIHKVLWGNQKGV
- a CDS encoding dicarboxylate/amino acid:cation symporter; its protein translation is MSLPKIAFWKQIFISLLLGLAVGIGFHPETGLMSAETIKPYLSWLKLPGDLFLNLLQMIMIPLVIVSIALGVSSLKNLKDLWNLGSKTLLYFIFTTIVAVSIGILLTSITKPGNQIQTKIQNQTISVQTQSDKGTEESIPEIIANIIPKNIVNVWSKQQMLSIVFLGMILGIFFLTSKESGTALKAFCHSLESFCLWVVSTAMKLAPLAVFGLMSFAMLQIGFSLVYGLLTYILTVLAGLFLVLLFYSALLFLFTKQNPFVFFHQIREIPILGFSTSSSSSVLPYSLKIAKEKLKLKETVADFVLPLGATINMDGTALYQAVATVFLSQVYQIELSTVDLFLLVGTVTAASIGTAATPGVGLVILSSILHTFHIPIEGIAILFGVDRFLDMCRTSVNLTGDLSCAYIMNHIWKEDTQI
- a CDS encoding anti-sigma factor antagonist (This anti-anti-sigma factor, or anti-sigma factor antagonist, belongs to a family that includes characterized members SpoIIAA, RsbV, RsfA, and RsfB.), which encodes MFLEAKLEYPIIQEKEVQENHLLLRFRTPPNPKVEERKPLVIGLTIDKSWSMKGEKMDAVIDASCSLVNWLTRHDAVSIVAYSSDVQLIQPVTHLTEKVSVTDKIRNIQVATSTNLSGGWLSALKSLSQSNIPNAYKRVILLTDGNPTLGIKEKDALVGIAKDHLAMGISTTTIGVGNDFNEEMLVEIAKAGGGNFYYIDNPENASDIFFQEFGDIGALYAQAIDVELQFAPGVRLKQVLSETTHQVLEEFDEFIGDAKTISRQKINLQLGDLRADDLRNLVLRLQIDDRVHKTETPFCEVNVSYYNLLKQNVLETVKESFSFARGKNRGKQDPDVLVEILIANATEGIKEITDFVKSGHIEDAKTMLIGLIQDIRANVHFAPNALGSLLNRLMVLESKMITKSDDLHKHLFLNSQVLLKGPEKIDLKDVVVHNEIYEYHTTGDIDLYKCPEIKQLMEQKIAEGFRYMIFDFSHTSHIDSSAIGMVIQIVGWLRKRGGELVVTNIHDSVKRIFEITRLYNHIRVAENLSSAKEILQRIVYANEGDEIV
- a CDS encoding DEAD/DEAH box helicase; this encodes MDIPTQLSLDFETTVEPKQSKEYGFLIDEPELGLAKITKETSTSVELFFESKEIFRTVNKSNRNLHFLSQYPESLRVWEEFPKAMELALTASQLKLTYNFNKLSSLSNSRTRLLPHQIESTFIVANSLKPRFILADEVGLGKTIEAGLAVKELMFRRGLKRVLVVAPSPLLVQWQQEMKNKFNEEFAIVRRRNFVTNGPDHWKNFNKIITSIDFIKNPRYAEEILATKWDIVVFDEAHRLRRDYSKITRGYLFAEKIARKTECLLLLTATPFRGKLEELFYLMHLVDPNILGPYHTFINDYVVGQKGDLKEKISKVLLRRRKVEVGGFTKRFAKTVRIDLSPIERAFYDETTEYVKREYNMAMGTKNRAIGFVMVVFQKLLDSSVIALLSALQKRKFMLESKFHYMKSQETTLDDWDLDETEGVEDFITELEDEEMSSFQRIKRELFTLNRLIHLGKQIKEDKKTQKLKETLYRLKKEGHKKFIIFTQFRTTQDHLQSVLEPDFKVSPFHGSLSMDEKEVAIQKFKEDYEILICTEAGGEGRNLQFANILFNYDLPWSPLKIEQRIGRIHRFGQKDNVYIFNFASKDTVAERILEVLTNKIRLFEESIGASDDLLGTIEEELDFNSSLMKFITGTKTKEELETEFDLRIQVAQKGFEKLNALVTPKVLDFNLKDYYDHTLEEREWNNSHLEEVVSEGSKFFQNQLPGSLTAIGKGSYEYKNQEGKVRKATFDSDLALTNDSLEFMAFGHPFVEKVTELLTQSNVGRKKKYIYSNELGQKILFVFQVEFEFSLKRKDLFFIEYDLKKKKSIVLTDKPKEWIEGKTYIPEKEIPLSKLEEAFIQCYPIVESEAESKKETLRKETLSIFQKEEYKVELSHQKTIRQLEEKLMRQEAAYKWDNRPEKKAVLHKTMKEIQRAKDEFTVEMRKIKNGAKIFHRIQLFQTYISI